The proteins below are encoded in one region of Brassica napus cultivar Da-Ae chromosome A6, Da-Ae, whole genome shotgun sequence:
- the LOC125575885 gene encoding uncharacterized protein LOC125575885 isoform X12, with translation MKNNLKKKGKLLSIAKDCEVEVSIQEDGFRGSWYRAILEQNPTRVTGKKLRVSYKTMFNEDGVSPLKETIERSFIRPVPPECLNEGVVFKEGSVVDAYFNNGWWTGVIVVERPDGSFLVYFDDPPDIMRFIRSQLRPHADWIGSKWVKSKNKVLSQHMFTRGKLVEMTREISESEKEKIWVRALVITEVRKQGDDRRKFLIKRCTISQNSSDEAEGKHLIVDICKIRPSPPRDLCAEYSLNDYVEVVVTHGWRKGRVTEILLENKYKVYFAATKEDAVFNYTEIRLSMEWLGGGSWIRAHEREFENNAGTPIRPGQDSPSNTLATDEDDTLNDDATKIRSDQESPSITLVLESNEEDKVNDDATEITSSLERHRNTSVLEATEAETQNHETIYGKELPLPHESEDMMDDVATPIIDPQEIPRGETMSESNDKIALPKRISETGTKGVVLQRINKRSNLKLVGKVETLLGKEFKKLEDSFLAPVIKMGRKQKLMVFSRHLIHHLLLRRIDIGEKGLWFTFGEQLMRFSLREFHLTTGLPCVVDKDEDEAETSATKKKKKDPWMNKNQTLNTLLKLLVEKSKELTADQRLRLGATILVEGILMASNPVTSIPEERLLRARNFKEFCKYPWGNLAFDYLLKEVKSFTYAKLTENNQYAICGFIYALQLWALSSVNQLGTFFGISDDGIQFPLCLHWKETKALTIEEVNRFDQMEKVDVKCILGDPGLHSDLVEDVDCEFGRVVDLVKRGYRLKRQDWLNRSVDIAVAEAEVDENNSVPGIDATDQEKIEFLNNKVVSLEERVKYLEGLLNIRGETVKETEKSKETEAATKTKVNGQNADYELDENEVLGVYIDAKRKEIAKRKKNGVRPPREVGHQDEDDVEVEVNEEQPQEEEEQQQEDDTEDDVDDGDKESENPETNEGQTQEEEEQHQEDDAEVNEEQPQEEEEQQEEEDTEDDVDDGDKESENPETNEEQKQEEEEQQQEDDTEVNTDVDVGAKENGSENPVKGSKKRGRKVNISQCIRVYKMLFSIIYVTFFIVSSKLKDGEENEDAYEKPVKVTRKSERVTKGGEVNEDASEKPMKGTRKSKRGTKGGEVNEDASEKPMKGTRKSKRGTKVNISLCIMLYKMLFSILYVTFFIVSSKLKDGEENEYAYEKPVKVTRKSERVTKGKKKGVTPPREVQQQVEDHAETNEDGEGNEDASKKHVKFTKKNGRGNKEHNVGTPKSKKQKKQFEKDSADDVIGSVLEDLKNAD, from the exons atgaaaaataatttgaagaaaaaaggaaaactttTGTCTATTGCCAAAGATTGTGAAGTAGAAGTATCTATTCAAGAAGATGGGTTCAGAGGTTCTTGGTATAGAGCTATCCTCGAGCAAAATCCGACGAGAGTAACAGGAAAAAAGCTTCGGGTTAGTTACAAAACTATGTTCAACGAAGATGGTGTAAGTCCTTTGAAGGAAACTATTGAAAGAAGTTTTATTCGGCCAGTCCCGCCAGAGTGTCTGAATGAGGGTGTCGTATTCAAGGAAGGGTCGGTGGTGGATGCTTATTTTAATAATGGTTGGTGGACTGGTGTTATCGTAGTTGAAAGGCCAGATGGTAGTTTTttggtttactttgatgatcCACCAGACATAATGAGATTCATCAGAAGCCAACTGAGACCTCATGCTGATTGGATCGGCTCCAAATGGGTCAAAAGCAAAAACaag GTATTGAGTCAACACATGTTTACGAGAGGGAAGTTGGTGGAAATGACCCGTGAAATTAGTGAAagtgaaaaggaaaaaatttGGGTCCGAGCATTGGTAATTACAGAAGTTCGGAAACAAGGAGATGATAGAAGAAAATTTCTGATCAAAAGATGTACAATCTCACAAAATTCGAGTGATGAAGCGGAAGGAAAACATTTAATAGTTGATATTTGCAAAATAAGGCCATCTCCTCCTCGAGATCTTTGTGCAGAGTACAGTCTGAACGACTATGTTGAAGTGGTTGTTACCCATGGGTGGCGCAAAGGTCGAGTGACGGAAATTCTCCTTGAAAACAAATACAAAGTGTATTTCGCTGCCACAAAAGAGGATGCGGTTTTTAATTATACTGAGATTAGGCTGTCAATGGAGTGGCTAGGTGGTGGTAGTTGGATTCGCGCACATGAG AGAGAATTTGAAAATAATGCTGGCACACCAATCAGACCCGGTCAAGATAGTCCTAGTAACACACTTGCCACCGATGAAGATGATACGTTGAATGATGATGCCACCAAAATCAGATCCGATCAAGAGAGCCCTAGTATCACACTTGTTTTAGAATCCAATGAAGAGGATAAGGTGAATGATGATGCCACAGAAATCACATCCTCTCTCGAGAGACACAGAAACACTTCTGTTTTAGAAGCCACTGAGGCTGAAACACAAAACCATGAAACCATATAT GGAAAGGAGTTACCATTACCTCATGAATCAGAAGATATGATGGATGATGTAGCCACTCCAATCATAGACCCTCAAGAGATTCCACGAG GTGAAACGATGAGTGAGTCTAATGACAAGATTGCTTTGCCAAAAAGAATCTCCGAAACTGGTACAAAAGGAGTCGTATTGCAAAGAATTAACAAGCGCTCCAATCTGAAGTTGGTTGGTAAAGTTGAAACCCTTTTGGGCAAAGAATTCAAGAAGCTTGAAGATTCATTCTTGGCTCCGGTAATTAAGATGGGAAGGAAGCAGAAGCTTATGGTGTTTTCAAGGCATTTGATTCATCACTTACTCTTAAGGAGAATTGATATAGGCGAGAAGGGTTTGTGGTTTACTTTTGGAGAACAACTAATGAGGTTTTCTCTAAGAGAATTCCACTTGACAACGGGTCTGCCTTGTGttgttgataaagatgaagatgaagccgAGACTTCagcaacaaaaaagaagaagaaagatccATGGATGAACAAGAATCAAACTCTAAACACCTTGCTTAAGCTTCTTGTCGAAAAGAGTAAAGAGCTTACTGCTGATCAGAGATTAAGATTGGGAGCTACAATCCTTGTGGAAGGGATATTGATGGCAAGCAATCCGGTGACAAGTATTCCAGAAGAGCGTCTGCTTAGAGCTAGAAATTTCAAAGAGTTTTGCAAGTATCCCTGGGGGAATTTGGCCTTTGATTATTTACTGAAAGAAGTGAAGAGCTTTACCTATGCAAAGCTGACGGAGAATAATCAATACGCGATTTGTGGCTTTATATATGCGCTTCAGCTCTGGGCGTTATCTTCTGTGAATCAACTAGGCACATTCTTTGGTATTAGCGATGATGGAATTCAGTTTCCCTTGTGCTTGCATTGGAAAGAAACCAAAGCGCTTACTATTGAGGAGGTTAACAGATTCGACCAAATGGAGAAG GTTGATGTCAAATGTATCCTTGGAGATCCCGGATTGCATAGCGACTTGGTTGAAGATGTTGACTGTGAATTTGGAAGAGTTGTTGATCTTGTCAAAAGAGGATATCGTTTGAAGAGACAAGATTGGCTCAATAGAAGTGTCGACATTGCCGTTGCTGAAGCTGAAGTGGACGAAAATAATTCTGTTCCTGGGATTGATGCAACTGATCAAGAAAAGATTGAATTCCTCAATAATAAGGTAGTGTCTCTTGAAGAAAGAGTGAAGTACCTTGAAGGTCTTTTGAACATTCGTGGAGAAACTGTGAAG GAAACTGAGAAGTCAAAAGAAACTGAAGCCGCCACAAAAACCAAG GTAAATGGACAGAATGCCGATTATGAACTTGACGAAAATGAAGTTTTAGGAGTTTATATAGATGCCAAAAGAAAGGAAATCGCTaag AGAAAGAAGAATGGTGTAAGACCTCCACGTGAAGTAGGACatcaagatgaagatgatgtaGAAGTCGAAGTCAATGAA gaacaaccacaagaagaagaggaacaacaacaagaagatgATACAGAAGACGATGTGGACGATGGTGATAAAGAGAGTGAAAATCCGGAAACCAATGAA GGACAGACACAAGAGGAAGAGGAACAACACCAAGAGGATGACGCAGAAGTCAATGAA gaacagccacaagaagaagaggaacaacaagaagaagaggatacAGAAGACGATGTGGACGACGGTGATAAAGAGAGTGAAAATCCGGAAACCAATGAA GAACAGAAACAAGAGGAAGAGGAGCAACAACAAGAGGATGACACAGAAGTCAATACAGATGTTGACGTCGGTGCTAAGGAAAATGGATCTGAAAACCCCGTGAAAGGTTCAAAGAAACGTGGAAGAAAGGTAAATATCTCTCAGtgtataagggtttataaaatgtTGTTTAGTATAATCtatgtaactttttttattgtgtCATCAAAATTGAAGGATGGAGAAGAAAATGAGGATGCATATGAAAAGCCCGTGAAGGTTACAAGGAAAAGTGAAAGAGTAACTAAG GGTGGAGAAGTAAATGAGGATGCATCTGAAAAGCCCATGAAGGGTACAAGGAAAAGTAAAAGAGGAACTAAG GGTGGAGAAGTAAATGAGGATGCATCTGAAAAGCCCATGAAGGGTACAAGGAAAAGTAAAAGAGGAACTAAGGTGAATATCTCTCTGTGTATAATGCTTTATAAAATGTTGTTTAGTATACTCtatgtaactttttttattgtgtCATCAAAATTGAAGGATGGAGAAGAAAATGAGTATGCATATGAAAAGCCCGTGAAGGTTACAAGGAAAAGTGAAAGAGTAACTAAG GGAAAGAAGAAAGGTGTAACACCCCCACGTGAAGTACAACAACAAGTAGAAGATCATGCAGAAACCAATGAA GATGGAGAAGGGAATGAGGATGCATCTAAAAAGCACGTGAAGTTTACAAAGAAGAATGGAAGAGGAAATAAG GAACACAATGTTGGCACCCCCAAAtcgaaaaaacaaaagaaacaatttGAGAAAGATTCAGCTGATGATGTGATAGGAAGTGTTTTGGAAGATCTTAAAAATGCCGATTAG
- the LOC125575885 gene encoding uncharacterized protein LOC125575885 isoform X11, producing MKNNLKKKGKLLSIAKDCEVEVSIQEDGFRGSWYRAILEQNPTRVTGKKLRVSYKTMFNEDGVSPLKETIERSFIRPVPPECLNEGVVFKEGSVVDAYFNNGWWTGVIVVERPDGSFLVYFDDPPDIMRFIRSQLRPHADWIGSKWVKSKNKVLSQHMFTRGKLVEMTREISESEKEKIWVRALVITEVRKQGDDRRKFLIKRCTISQNSSDEAEGKHLIVDICKIRPSPPRDLCAEYSLNDYVEVVVTHGWRKGRVTEILLENKYKVYFAATKEDAVFNYTEIRLSMEWLGGGSWIRAHEREFENNAGTPIRPGQDSPSNTLATDEDDTLNDDATKIRSDQESPSITLVLESNEEDKVNDDATEITSSLERHRNTSVLEATEAETQNHETIYGKELPLPHESEDMMDDVATPIIDPQEIPRGETMSESNDKIALPKRISETGTKGVVLQRINKRSNLKLVGKVETLLGKEFKKLEDSFLAPVIKMGRKQKLMVFSRHLIHHLLLRRIDIGEKGLWFTFGEQLMRFSLREFHLTTGLPCVVDKDEDEAETSATKKKKKDPWMNKNQTLNTLLKLLVEKSKELTADQRLRLGATILVEGILMASNPVTSIPEERLLRARNFKEFCKYPWGNLAFDYLLKEVKSFTYAKLTENNQYAICGFIYALQLWALSSVNQLGTFFGISDDGIQFPLCLHWKETKALTIEEVNRFDQMEKVDVKCILGDPGLHSDLVEDVDCEFGRVVDLVKRGYRLKRQDWLNRSVDIAVAEAEVDENNSVPGIDATDQEKIEFLNNKVVSLEERVKYLEGLLNIRGETVKETEKSKETEAATKTKVNGQNADYELDENEVLGVYIDAKRKEIAKRKKNGVRPPREVGHQDEDDVEVEVNEEQPQEEEEQQQEDDTEDDVDDGDKESENPETNEGQTQEEEEQHQEDDAEVNEEQPQEEEEQQEEEDTEDDVDDGDKESENPETNEEQKQEEEEQQQEDDTEVNTDVDVGAKENGSENPVKGSKKRGRKDGEENEDAYEKPVKVTRKSERVTKGGEVNEDASEKPMKGTRKSKRGTKVNISQCIRVYKMLFSIINVTFFIVSSKLKGGEVNEDASEKPMKGTRKSKRGTKVNISLCIMLYKMLFSILYVTFFIVSSKLKDGEENEYAYEKPVKVTRKSERVTKGKKKGVTPPREVQQQVEDHAETNEDGEGNEDASKKHVKFTKKNGRGNKEHNVGTPKSKKQKKQFEKDSADDVIGSVLEDLKNAD from the exons atgaaaaataatttgaagaaaaaaggaaaactttTGTCTATTGCCAAAGATTGTGAAGTAGAAGTATCTATTCAAGAAGATGGGTTCAGAGGTTCTTGGTATAGAGCTATCCTCGAGCAAAATCCGACGAGAGTAACAGGAAAAAAGCTTCGGGTTAGTTACAAAACTATGTTCAACGAAGATGGTGTAAGTCCTTTGAAGGAAACTATTGAAAGAAGTTTTATTCGGCCAGTCCCGCCAGAGTGTCTGAATGAGGGTGTCGTATTCAAGGAAGGGTCGGTGGTGGATGCTTATTTTAATAATGGTTGGTGGACTGGTGTTATCGTAGTTGAAAGGCCAGATGGTAGTTTTttggtttactttgatgatcCACCAGACATAATGAGATTCATCAGAAGCCAACTGAGACCTCATGCTGATTGGATCGGCTCCAAATGGGTCAAAAGCAAAAACaag GTATTGAGTCAACACATGTTTACGAGAGGGAAGTTGGTGGAAATGACCCGTGAAATTAGTGAAagtgaaaaggaaaaaatttGGGTCCGAGCATTGGTAATTACAGAAGTTCGGAAACAAGGAGATGATAGAAGAAAATTTCTGATCAAAAGATGTACAATCTCACAAAATTCGAGTGATGAAGCGGAAGGAAAACATTTAATAGTTGATATTTGCAAAATAAGGCCATCTCCTCCTCGAGATCTTTGTGCAGAGTACAGTCTGAACGACTATGTTGAAGTGGTTGTTACCCATGGGTGGCGCAAAGGTCGAGTGACGGAAATTCTCCTTGAAAACAAATACAAAGTGTATTTCGCTGCCACAAAAGAGGATGCGGTTTTTAATTATACTGAGATTAGGCTGTCAATGGAGTGGCTAGGTGGTGGTAGTTGGATTCGCGCACATGAG AGAGAATTTGAAAATAATGCTGGCACACCAATCAGACCCGGTCAAGATAGTCCTAGTAACACACTTGCCACCGATGAAGATGATACGTTGAATGATGATGCCACCAAAATCAGATCCGATCAAGAGAGCCCTAGTATCACACTTGTTTTAGAATCCAATGAAGAGGATAAGGTGAATGATGATGCCACAGAAATCACATCCTCTCTCGAGAGACACAGAAACACTTCTGTTTTAGAAGCCACTGAGGCTGAAACACAAAACCATGAAACCATATAT GGAAAGGAGTTACCATTACCTCATGAATCAGAAGATATGATGGATGATGTAGCCACTCCAATCATAGACCCTCAAGAGATTCCACGAG GTGAAACGATGAGTGAGTCTAATGACAAGATTGCTTTGCCAAAAAGAATCTCCGAAACTGGTACAAAAGGAGTCGTATTGCAAAGAATTAACAAGCGCTCCAATCTGAAGTTGGTTGGTAAAGTTGAAACCCTTTTGGGCAAAGAATTCAAGAAGCTTGAAGATTCATTCTTGGCTCCGGTAATTAAGATGGGAAGGAAGCAGAAGCTTATGGTGTTTTCAAGGCATTTGATTCATCACTTACTCTTAAGGAGAATTGATATAGGCGAGAAGGGTTTGTGGTTTACTTTTGGAGAACAACTAATGAGGTTTTCTCTAAGAGAATTCCACTTGACAACGGGTCTGCCTTGTGttgttgataaagatgaagatgaagccgAGACTTCagcaacaaaaaagaagaagaaagatccATGGATGAACAAGAATCAAACTCTAAACACCTTGCTTAAGCTTCTTGTCGAAAAGAGTAAAGAGCTTACTGCTGATCAGAGATTAAGATTGGGAGCTACAATCCTTGTGGAAGGGATATTGATGGCAAGCAATCCGGTGACAAGTATTCCAGAAGAGCGTCTGCTTAGAGCTAGAAATTTCAAAGAGTTTTGCAAGTATCCCTGGGGGAATTTGGCCTTTGATTATTTACTGAAAGAAGTGAAGAGCTTTACCTATGCAAAGCTGACGGAGAATAATCAATACGCGATTTGTGGCTTTATATATGCGCTTCAGCTCTGGGCGTTATCTTCTGTGAATCAACTAGGCACATTCTTTGGTATTAGCGATGATGGAATTCAGTTTCCCTTGTGCTTGCATTGGAAAGAAACCAAAGCGCTTACTATTGAGGAGGTTAACAGATTCGACCAAATGGAGAAG GTTGATGTCAAATGTATCCTTGGAGATCCCGGATTGCATAGCGACTTGGTTGAAGATGTTGACTGTGAATTTGGAAGAGTTGTTGATCTTGTCAAAAGAGGATATCGTTTGAAGAGACAAGATTGGCTCAATAGAAGTGTCGACATTGCCGTTGCTGAAGCTGAAGTGGACGAAAATAATTCTGTTCCTGGGATTGATGCAACTGATCAAGAAAAGATTGAATTCCTCAATAATAAGGTAGTGTCTCTTGAAGAAAGAGTGAAGTACCTTGAAGGTCTTTTGAACATTCGTGGAGAAACTGTGAAG GAAACTGAGAAGTCAAAAGAAACTGAAGCCGCCACAAAAACCAAG GTAAATGGACAGAATGCCGATTATGAACTTGACGAAAATGAAGTTTTAGGAGTTTATATAGATGCCAAAAGAAAGGAAATCGCTaag AGAAAGAAGAATGGTGTAAGACCTCCACGTGAAGTAGGACatcaagatgaagatgatgtaGAAGTCGAAGTCAATGAA gaacaaccacaagaagaagaggaacaacaacaagaagatgATACAGAAGACGATGTGGACGATGGTGATAAAGAGAGTGAAAATCCGGAAACCAATGAA GGACAGACACAAGAGGAAGAGGAACAACACCAAGAGGATGACGCAGAAGTCAATGAA gaacagccacaagaagaagaggaacaacaagaagaagaggatacAGAAGACGATGTGGACGACGGTGATAAAGAGAGTGAAAATCCGGAAACCAATGAA GAACAGAAACAAGAGGAAGAGGAGCAACAACAAGAGGATGACACAGAAGTCAATACAGATGTTGACGTCGGTGCTAAGGAAAATGGATCTGAAAACCCCGTGAAAGGTTCAAAGAAACGTGGAAGAAAG GATGGAGAAGAAAATGAGGATGCATATGAAAAGCCCGTGAAGGTTACAAGGAAAAGTGAAAGAGTAACTAAG GGTGGAGAAGTAAATGAGGATGCATCTGAAAAGCCCATGAAGGGTACAAGGAAAAGTAAAAGAGGAACTAAGGTGAATATCTCTCAGtgtataagggtttataaaatgcTGTTTAGTATAATCAatgtaactttttttattgtgtCATCAAAATTGAAGGGTGGAGAAGTAAATGAGGATGCATCTGAAAAGCCCATGAAGGGTACAAGGAAAAGTAAAAGAGGAACTAAGGTGAATATCTCTCTGTGTATAATGCTTTATAAAATGTTGTTTAGTATACTCtatgtaactttttttattgtgtCATCAAAATTGAAGGATGGAGAAGAAAATGAGTATGCATATGAAAAGCCCGTGAAGGTTACAAGGAAAAGTGAAAGAGTAACTAAG GGAAAGAAGAAAGGTGTAACACCCCCACGTGAAGTACAACAACAAGTAGAAGATCATGCAGAAACCAATGAA GATGGAGAAGGGAATGAGGATGCATCTAAAAAGCACGTGAAGTTTACAAAGAAGAATGGAAGAGGAAATAAG GAACACAATGTTGGCACCCCCAAAtcgaaaaaacaaaagaaacaatttGAGAAAGATTCAGCTGATGATGTGATAGGAAGTGTTTTGGAAGATCTTAAAAATGCCGATTAG